In a genomic window of Ralstonia nicotianae:
- a CDS encoding IS3 family transposase (programmed frameshift) gives MEVLTEPERRRRRTAQEKIAIVQETLAPGASVSAVARRHGVNPNQVFGWRKQYQEGSLAAVQAGETVVPASELAAAIKEIKELQRLLGKKTMEVEILKEAVEWGRFKKPDCALALVAGGRPLKTVCEVLGVARSGVAVKQVRSSGWQDGRRAKLTDDTELVEEILAHVAHLPTYGYRRIWALLRRSREIVGAPCINHKRVYRVMREHQLLLSRPGVRRDKRRHDGRVAVDRSNARWCSDGFEFRCDDGTPLRVTFALDCCDREAISWAATTGGHSGDVVRDVMLAAVEQRFGTTQATQPIEWLTDNGSAYIDHRTRRFARELGLEPLTTPVRSPQSNGMAESFVKTMKHNYVAYMDKPDAPTALSRLAVAFEHYNERHPHKALKYRSPREFRRAAASST, from the exons AAAAATCGCCATCGTGCAGGAAACGCTGGCACCGGGCGCATCGGTGTCTGCCGTTGCGCGGCGGCACGGCGTGAACCCGAACCAGGTGTTCGGCTGGCGCAAGCAATACCAGGAAGGCAGCCTGGCGGCAGTGCAAGCGGGCGAAACCGTTGTGCCTGCATCGGAGCTGGCCGCAGCCATCAAGGAAATCAAGGAACTGCAGCGGCTACTCGGAAAGAAAACGATGGAAGTCGAAATCCTGAAAGAAGCCGTCGAGTGGGGTCGGT TCAAAAAACCTGATTGCGCGCTCGCCCTTGTTGCCGGGGGACGACCATTGAAAACGGTCTGCGAAGTTCTCGGCGTGGCGCGCTCTGGCGTGGCGGTGAAGCAGGTTCGCTCGTCCGGTTGGCAAGATGGTCGCCGTGCCAAGCTGACCGACGACACGGAACTGGTCGAGGAAATCCTGGCCCATGTGGCGCACTTGCCGACCTACGGCTACCGGCGCATCTGGGCGCTGCTGCGACGCAGTCGTGAGATAGTCGGCGCGCCGTGCATCAACCACAAGCGCGTCTATCGGGTCATGCGCGAGCATCAGTTGCTGCTGAGCCGTCCTGGCGTGCGTCGAGACAAGCGGCGACACGACGGTCGGGTAGCCGTGGACCGGAGCAATGCTCGTTGGTGCTCGGATGGCTTCGAATTCCGTTGCGACGATGGCACGCCGCTGCGCGTAACGTTCGCGTTGGACTGCTGCGACCGAGAAGCGATTAGCTGGGCGGCAACCACAGGCGGACATAGCGGTGACGTAGTGCGTGACGTGATGCTGGCTGCGGTGGAACAGCGTTTCGGCACCACGCAGGCTACTCAGCCCATCGAATGGCTGACGGACAATGGCTCGGCCTACATCGACCACCGCACGCGCCGCTTTGCGCGCGAGCTGGGCCTGGAGCCACTGACCACGCCCGTGCGTTCGCCGCAGAGCAATGGCATGGCCGAATCATTCGTGAAGACCATGAAGCACAATTACGTCGCCTATATGGACAAGCCCGATGCGCCAACGGCGCTCTCGCGTCTGGCTGTTGCGTTTGAGCATTACAACGAGCGTCACCCGCACAAAGCCCTGAAATACCGCTCGCCTCGCGAGTTCAGGCGTGCTGCCGCGTCATCAACCTAA